A single window of Treponema denticola ATCC 35405 DNA harbors:
- a CDS encoding DUF3847 domain-containing protein, which translates to MKNIEEKILMADEEIKQLQNKRKKLISQQKQEERKKRDKRIYEKGAVFESIFTESKNLTKDEFYQLITSQRNKDEINLKNHRE; encoded by the coding sequence ATGAAAAACATTGAAGAAAAAATCTTAATGGCAGATGAAGAAATCAAGCAGTTACAAAACAAAAGGAAAAAGCTCATCAGTCAGCAGAAACAGGAAGAACGAAAAAAGAGAGATAAAAGAATATATGAAAAAGGAGCAGTCTTTGAAAGTATCTTTACAGAAAGTAAAAATCTAACCAAAGATGAATTTTATCAGCTAATAACAAGTCAAAGAAATAAAGATGAAATCAATCTTAAAAATCATAGAGAGTAG
- a CDS encoding recombinase family protein: MIEYTNKITALYSRLSVGDEDRDGGESNSIVNQKAFLERYARDKKLINIRHYIDDDESGRFFDRSAYTQMISDVEQGKIGIVIMKDMTRWGRDYLQVGNAMEIFRRNNVRFIAINNGIDSIDQNTLEFAPFINIMSEWYARDISKKVKTGIKTKGANGKPVATEAPYGYIKDPENKDYWIVDKEAAEVVKLIFRLFMEGKNRNQIAVYLKEKEILTPTFYMKRQDRGTAKSKPLNEENRYNWNKATITRILKRQEYCGDVVNFKTEKHYRDKRNHYVDKSKWQITENVHEPIIDRTTFENVERMLKNAPVKRPNGDGEIHALSGLMYCKDCGTKMHIRTIHKNGKVQHVTYCSEYAKGKAKHPKCNSPHRIDVDEVMENIAEVLRKIAQYSLENKAEFEKLVKESLYKEQTEEVKKNQKRMPQITDRMEQIERVMNKLYEDNALGNMDTERYEQLSRKYAEEYYTLKAEKEEIKERLSECENANQRAKKFIRLAESYSNFEELTPTIINEFISKIVVHERDVKRARYVVQRIEVYFNYIGKFENELTKQIEPTEQEMLQMREEIEEAKKEKARAYRRAYYKEYRANNLEKCREYEKLKAREYRAKKKLQATT, from the coding sequence ATGATAGAATACACAAACAAAATCACAGCACTATACTCCCGCCTTTCAGTTGGTGATGAAGATAGAGATGGTGGCGAGAGTAATAGTATTGTCAATCAAAAAGCATTTTTAGAAAGGTATGCAAGAGATAAAAAGCTGATAAACATTCGCCATTATATCGACGATGATGAAAGCGGTAGGTTCTTTGACCGTTCAGCTTATACACAGATGATAAGCGATGTAGAGCAAGGCAAAATCGGAATTGTCATCATGAAAGATATGACAAGATGGGGAAGAGATTATCTCCAAGTAGGAAATGCGATGGAGATATTTAGAAGAAACAATGTACGCTTTATCGCTATCAATAACGGAATAGACAGCATTGACCAAAACACATTGGAATTTGCTCCCTTTATCAACATCATGTCAGAGTGGTATGCAAGAGACATCAGCAAGAAAGTAAAGACAGGAATTAAGACCAAAGGAGCAAACGGAAAGCCTGTCGCAACAGAAGCTCCATACGGCTATATAAAAGACCCTGAGAACAAAGATTATTGGATCGTTGATAAAGAAGCTGCCGAAGTTGTAAAACTCATTTTCAGGCTATTTATGGAGGGGAAAAACAGAAATCAGATAGCCGTTTATCTGAAAGAAAAAGAAATACTAACCCCAACCTTTTATATGAAACGACAAGACAGAGGAACAGCCAAAAGCAAACCTCTCAATGAAGAAAACAGATACAACTGGAACAAAGCAACCATAACACGCATACTGAAAAGACAAGAGTATTGTGGCGATGTAGTCAACTTCAAGACCGAAAAGCATTACAGAGATAAGAGAAACCATTATGTAGATAAAAGCAAATGGCAAATAACAGAAAATGTCCATGAGCCGATAATAGATAGAACTACCTTTGAAAATGTAGAGCGTATGTTAAAAAACGCACCTGTAAAAAGACCAAACGGAGATGGAGAAATTCACGCATTATCAGGACTGATGTACTGTAAAGATTGCGGAACAAAAATGCACATTCGCACCATACACAAAAACGGAAAAGTACAGCATGTAACCTATTGTAGTGAATATGCCAAAGGAAAAGCAAAGCACCCTAAATGCAACTCCCCACATCGTATTGATGTAGATGAAGTTATGGAAAACATCGCAGAAGTCTTACGAAAGATAGCACAGTATTCTTTGGAAAATAAAGCAGAGTTTGAAAAACTTGTAAAAGAAAGTCTGTATAAAGAGCAGACCGAGGAAGTCAAGAAAAATCAAAAGCGTATGCCCCAAATCACAGACCGAATGGAACAGATAGAAAGAGTGATGAATAAGCTCTATGAAGATAATGCACTTGGAAATATGGATACAGAACGCTATGAACAGTTATCAAGAAAGTATGCAGAAGAATACTACACCTTAAAAGCAGAAAAAGAAGAAATCAAAGAACGCTTATCCGAATGCGAAAATGCAAATCAAAGAGCAAAGAAATTTATCAGACTTGCAGAAAGCTATTCCAACTTTGAAGAACTTACCCCAACCATTATCAATGAGTTTATCAGTAAAATCGTAGTGCATGAAAGAGATGTAAAAAGAGCAAGATATGTTGTTCAGCGAATAGAAGTTTATTTTAACTATATCGGAAAATTTGAAAATGAACTTACAAAACAGATAGAGCCGACAGAACAAGAAATGCTACAAATGAGAGAAGAAATAGAAGAAGCAAAGAAAGAAAAAGCACGAGCATATCGTAGAGCATATTACAAAGAATACCGAGCTAATAATCTTGAAAAGTGCCGAGAGTATGAAAAATTAAAAGCAAGAGAATATAGAGCAAAAAAGAAATTGCAAGCAACAACCTAA
- a CDS encoding DUF3801 domain-containing protein has translation MKKDISENPPRYLVFFKGRDADVMEPAFKEYMAKNLRKEKKPSVKKALSAFKEAAKKNHKTREKVKVKDRGVEL, from the coding sequence TTGAAGAAGGACATTTCAGAGAATCCACCAAGATATTTAGTTTTCTTCAAGGGCCGTGATGCAGATGTGATGGAACCAGCCTTTAAGGAGTATATGGCGAAGAATCTCCGTAAGGAGAAAAAGCCATCCGTGAAAAAGGCGCTATCTGCTTTCAAGGAAGCTGCGAAAAAAAATCACAAGACTCGTGAGAAAGTTAAAGTGAAAGATCGTGGGGTGGAGCTATGA
- a CDS encoding class I SAM-dependent methyltransferase → MNNYIKLNEDRWNNVKNDYTEPLTHEELEEVRNNSISVALTVGKKVPKEWFEKANGKKILGLACGGGQQGPVFAIKGYDVTIMDFSKSQLQRDDMVAKREDLKINTVQGDMTKPFPFENETFDIIFNPVSNVYIEDLENMYKEASRVLKKGGLLMVGFMNPWIYMYDADIVWDKPDEELLLKFSIPFNSKELEEEGKITINPEYGYEFSHTLETQIRGQLKNGLAMIDFYESCDKRHRLSCYGNDYIATLCIKL, encoded by the coding sequence ATGAACAATTATATAAAATTAAATGAAGATAGATGGAATAATGTAAAAAATGACTATACTGAACCATTGACACATGAAGAATTAGAAGAAGTTAGAAATAATTCAATTTCTGTTGCATTAACTGTTGGGAAAAAAGTTCCGAAAGAATGGTTTGAAAAAGCCAACGGAAAAAAGATATTAGGTTTAGCTTGTGGTGGTGGACAGCAGGGTCCGGTTTTTGCTATAAAAGGTTATGATGTAACCATAATGGATTTTTCTAAATCACAATTACAAAGAGATGATATGGTTGCTAAAAGAGAAGACTTAAAAATCAATACAGTTCAAGGCGATATGACAAAACCATTTCCATTTGAAAATGAAACTTTTGATATTATTTTTAATCCGGTTTCAAATGTATATATAGAAGATTTAGAAAACATGTATAAAGAAGCCTCTCGAGTATTGAAAAAGGGTGGACTGTTAATGGTCGGATTTATGAATCCTTGGATATACATGTATGATGCTGACATTGTATGGGACAAACCCGATGAGGAATTACTTTTAAAGTTTTCAATACCTTTTAATTCAAAAGAGCTTGAAGAGGAAGGCAAAATAACCATAAATCCGGAATATGGATATGAATTTAGCCATACCTTAGAAACTCAGATTAGAGGACAACTTAAAAATGGTCTCGCTATGATAGATTTTTATGAATCATGTGATAAAAGACATAGATTATCATGTTATGGAAATGACTATATAGCTACACTCTGCATTAAACTATAA
- a CDS encoding transposon-encoded TnpW family protein, which translates to MAENEKTDIKEIQTEEHQKPDGILTKKINGKTFVTEIYFDKKSKETFQDKMFKVIHSKGK; encoded by the coding sequence ATGGCAGAAAATGAGAAAACAGATATTAAAGAAATACAGACAGAAGAACATCAAAAGCCTGATGGCATTCTTACAAAAAAGATAAATGGAAAGACCTTTGTAACAGAGATATATTTTGATAAAAAGAGTAAGGAAACATTTCAAGATAAAATGTTCAAAGTTATACATTCAAAGGGTAAATAG
- the hypB gene encoding hydrogenase nickel incorporation protein HypB, translating into MQEFKIIEIKEGVYETNNAHAEKLRKKLKEEKKFLLNLMSSPGSGKTTLLKASIEALKKDFRIGVMEADLDSAVDAETISQTGAKVIQLHTGGMCHLDADMTEQGLEALGIADLDLIFLENIGNLICPAEFDTGALKNVMILSVPEGDDKPLKYPPMFQVCDVLLITKMDASSFFNFSLEKCTGYVKKLNPNIKIFPVSALKGDGMEAWIEWLRSAVKGI; encoded by the coding sequence ATGCAAGAGTTTAAGATTATCGAAATTAAAGAAGGTGTTTACGAAACAAATAATGCCCATGCAGAAAAGCTGCGTAAGAAGTTAAAAGAAGAAAAAAAGTTTCTTTTAAATTTGATGTCATCTCCGGGTTCGGGAAAGACGACCTTGCTGAAAGCAAGCATTGAGGCACTAAAAAAAGATTTTAGAATCGGTGTTATGGAAGCCGACCTTGATTCGGCCGTAGATGCCGAAACCATTTCACAAACAGGAGCAAAGGTAATTCAGCTCCATACGGGCGGAATGTGTCACTTGGATGCCGATATGACGGAACAAGGTTTGGAAGCTCTCGGGATTGCCGACCTTGATCTTATCTTCCTTGAAAATATAGGTAACCTGATTTGTCCCGCAGAATTCGATACGGGAGCCTTAAAGAATGTGATGATTTTAAGCGTTCCCGAAGGAGACGATAAGCCCTTAAAATATCCTCCGATGTTTCAAGTTTGCGATGTTCTTTTAATTACAAAAATGGACGCCTCAAGCTTTTTTAATTTTAGTCTTGAAAAATGTACAGGATACGTAAAAAAGCTCAATCCTAATATAAAGATTTTCCCCGTTTCCGCATTAAAAGGGGACGGAATGGAAGCTTGGATTGAATGGCTGCGTTCTGCCGTAAAAGGGATTTAA
- a CDS encoding hydrogenase maturation nickel metallochaperone HypA: MHELSLVMEVVRRVDAIAKSNNVSEVDTIVLQIGEIATVVPHFVQACYPAAIDGTWMADTKLKIEMVKASVRCNNCNKVFDPIEYHGVCPACSCDEHEILTGREFVIKEIVCY, translated from the coding sequence ATGCACGAATTAAGTTTGGTCATGGAAGTTGTACGCAGGGTTGATGCAATCGCTAAGTCCAATAATGTCAGCGAGGTCGACACAATAGTTTTACAGATCGGCGAAATTGCAACCGTTGTGCCTCATTTTGTTCAAGCCTGCTATCCTGCTGCCATAGACGGAACATGGATGGCAGATACAAAGCTGAAAATCGAAATGGTAAAGGCTTCAGTCCGATGCAATAATTGTAACAAAGTTTTTGACCCGATAGAATATCACGGCGTATGCCCGGCCTGTTCTTGTGATGAACATGAGATTCTTACAGGACGGGAATTTGTAATAAAAGAAATTGTGTGTTATTAA
- a CDS encoding acyl-CoA thioester hydrolase/BAAT C-terminal domain-containing protein, whose translation MKKEIKTIEKDGYNGVYWPNPNGSKYCMIAMLGDDTKDMMAKGGVKWLQKKGLNVLTMSPAPKDYGHHNYPLERFEKALAFLKTMGNEEIGIMGASTTGMLALVAASYFSEITLTIAISPSDFVMEGFYQDGKDGAHERPGDGESSVSYHGKPLPYLPYAYRHPEYWQKISEETKRRGAMVASRDLFDESEKRHPVQEAEKIKVENIKGRILLIGAEDDVLWDTCKYIRRMENRLKERDADNSVVLMTYEHGTHFIFPQTMLTGILPVGSGLFISMAFKEAKQYPKECKQTRIEVDERLSEELKQWINSAR comes from the coding sequence ATGAAGAAAGAAATCAAAACAATAGAGAAAGATGGATATAACGGCGTATACTGGCCGAATCCGAACGGCAGTAAATATTGCATGATTGCCATGCTTGGTGATGATACAAAAGACATGATGGCAAAGGGTGGCGTCAAATGGCTTCAAAAGAAAGGTCTGAACGTCCTCACAATGTCACCGGCCCCAAAAGATTACGGTCACCATAACTATCCACTCGAACGTTTTGAGAAGGCACTTGCATTTCTGAAGACGATGGGCAATGAAGAAATCGGTATTATGGGTGCCTCGACAACTGGTATGCTTGCGCTTGTCGCAGCGTCATACTTTTCGGAAATAACGCTTACGATAGCCATTTCTCCTTCTGATTTTGTGATGGAAGGTTTTTATCAGGATGGGAAAGACGGGGCTCACGAACGTCCGGGAGACGGAGAGTCATCTGTTTCATATCACGGTAAGCCGCTTCCTTATCTGCCCTATGCGTATCGCCATCCGGAATACTGGCAGAAAATATCTGAGGAAACCAAACGGCGTGGCGCGATGGTTGCCAGTCGCGATTTGTTCGATGAATCGGAGAAAAGGCATCCCGTGCAGGAAGCCGAGAAAATAAAGGTGGAGAATATAAAGGGTCGCATTCTGCTGATTGGTGCGGAGGATGATGTACTTTGGGATACCTGTAAATACATTCGTAGAATGGAAAACAGGCTGAAAGAAAGGGACGCGGATAACAGTGTAGTTCTCATGACCTATGAACATGGAACGCATTTTATTTTTCCGCAGACCATGTTAACAGGCATTCTTCCTGTGGGTTCCGGGCTGTTTATCAGCATGGCTTTTAAGGAGGCAAAGCAGTATCCTAAAGAGTGTAAGCAGACGAGGATTGAAGTTGATGAGCGCTTATCGGAGGAACTAAAGCAGTGGATAAATTCGGCTCGATAA
- a CDS encoding FAD-dependent oxidoreductase has protein sequence MSKKDKPKKILYAVDYKPKRKSPFLLEFANHLNRTKPGSKRSITYDDPEYYVMENIVTDEMAKVGMFLKIRTPLSAQDISPLCGKTVEETEKILWDLAYVGCCITNTIDGVNKYWTEIWVPGIMEMINNNKELTSKHPEITIAFDAYGKKKGEIAPGILPMGVSPMRVIPIESAIESDTHHASYEEISHYLNQHTLFSVSDCSCRTVREKMGEGCGHLKEDMCIQMGHAAEYYIKTGRARQITREEAFEIIKRAEENGLMHDIPNLDGEGKTHAICNCCGCGCLAIRNAIMYRNTDFSRSNYISVIDEEKCVACGECVEHCPSNALRLGQKICSSKPIPEEKTVKTPRDHRWGPEDWNPDYRTNRQVVVKTGTSPCKANCPAHIGVQGYIKLAAQGKYREALELIKLENPFPAVCGHVCPRYCEQGCSRLGLDEAVAVDDIKKFIAEQDLNSEHRYVPKKKRYYHDKKIAIIGGGPAGLSCAYYLAIDNYDVTVFEKEKSLGGMLKFGIPSFRLEKNVLDAEIDVLKELGVNFKTGVEVGKDVSLDELRAQGFKAFYLAIGAQKGRLLGIEGEDAAGVITGVDFLREENLNESKSLSGKVIVIGGGNVAIDVARMAVRAGGEEVSMFCLEKREEMPALPEEIHEAEEEGIKITNSWGPKRILVTNGKVSGVEFKKCLSVFDKDGRFSPSYDENDTMTVECSFVITSVGQAIDLGSILEGSACEINRNQTVKADPITYQSAQKDIFVGGDVLTGPKFAIDAIAQGKEGAISIHRFVHPGQSLVMGRTRRDYKPLDRENLELAGFDRLPRQRAEEPSGEEGKKTFRDLRKTLTEEQVKAETERCLKCGAVKVDEYMCIGCGMCTTRCRFGAISLKRVYDAHPSTLEKLKGVVIRNMVKREGKILFNKIFKSSPKNK, from the coding sequence ATGAGTAAAAAAGACAAGCCTAAAAAAATCTTGTATGCAGTCGATTATAAGCCGAAAAGAAAGAGCCCCTTTCTTTTGGAATTTGCCAACCATCTAAACCGAACAAAACCCGGTTCCAAAAGGTCAATTACCTACGATGACCCCGAATACTATGTTATGGAAAACATCGTTACCGACGAAATGGCAAAGGTCGGTATGTTTTTAAAAATCAGAACACCTCTAAGTGCTCAAGATATATCTCCCCTATGCGGAAAAACCGTGGAGGAAACCGAGAAGATTCTTTGGGATTTGGCCTATGTAGGCTGCTGTATTACAAATACCATTGACGGAGTAAATAAGTACTGGACCGAAATATGGGTTCCCGGCATTATGGAAATGATAAACAACAACAAGGAGCTGACCTCAAAGCATCCCGAAATAACCATAGCCTTCGATGCCTACGGAAAAAAGAAAGGAGAAATAGCTCCCGGTATCTTGCCCATGGGTGTTTCCCCGATGAGGGTTATTCCTATCGAAAGTGCAATCGAAAGCGATACCCATCATGCAAGTTACGAAGAAATTTCTCATTACCTAAACCAGCACACTCTTTTTAGTGTTTCAGATTGTTCTTGCCGAACGGTGCGCGAAAAGATGGGAGAAGGCTGCGGACATCTAAAAGAAGATATGTGTATCCAGATGGGACACGCCGCCGAGTATTATATAAAGACCGGAAGAGCGAGGCAGATTACGCGTGAAGAAGCCTTTGAAATTATAAAAAGAGCTGAAGAAAACGGGCTCATGCACGATATTCCGAACCTTGACGGAGAGGGTAAAACTCATGCCATCTGTAACTGCTGCGGATGCGGCTGTCTTGCTATCCGAAATGCAATTATGTACAGAAACACGGATTTTTCACGCTCAAATTATATCTCCGTAATTGACGAAGAAAAATGTGTAGCCTGCGGCGAATGTGTAGAGCATTGCCCTTCAAATGCCCTAAGGCTGGGACAAAAAATCTGCTCGTCAAAACCTATCCCCGAAGAAAAAACCGTAAAAACTCCCAGAGACCATCGATGGGGGCCTGAAGACTGGAATCCAGATTACCGTACAAACAGACAGGTTGTAGTAAAAACCGGAACCAGCCCCTGTAAGGCAAACTGCCCCGCCCACATAGGAGTTCAAGGTTATATCAAACTTGCGGCTCAGGGAAAATACAGGGAAGCCTTGGAGCTTATAAAACTTGAAAACCCCTTCCCGGCAGTCTGCGGTCATGTATGTCCCCGTTATTGCGAGCAGGGCTGCTCAAGGCTGGGGCTTGATGAAGCCGTTGCCGTCGACGATATAAAAAAATTTATAGCAGAGCAGGATCTTAATTCCGAGCACCGCTATGTTCCTAAAAAGAAAAGATACTATCACGATAAAAAAATCGCCATTATAGGAGGCGGCCCCGCAGGTCTTTCCTGTGCCTATTATCTTGCAATAGATAATTACGATGTAACCGTCTTCGAAAAAGAAAAATCCTTGGGCGGAATGTTAAAATTCGGTATTCCCTCATTTAGGCTCGAAAAAAATGTTCTTGATGCCGAAATAGATGTTTTAAAAGAACTGGGCGTAAACTTTAAAACCGGAGTCGAGGTAGGAAAAGATGTAAGCCTTGATGAACTTAGAGCTCAGGGCTTTAAGGCCTTTTACCTTGCAATCGGGGCTCAAAAGGGAAGGCTTTTAGGCATTGAAGGCGAAGATGCGGCAGGCGTAATTACCGGTGTGGACTTTTTAAGGGAAGAAAACTTAAATGAAAGCAAAAGCCTTTCAGGCAAGGTAATCGTTATCGGGGGCGGAAATGTCGCCATTGATGTAGCCAGAATGGCAGTCCGTGCAGGCGGCGAAGAAGTTTCCATGTTCTGTCTTGAAAAAAGAGAAGAAATGCCTGCCCTTCCTGAAGAAATCCATGAAGCCGAAGAAGAAGGTATAAAGATTACAAACTCATGGGGCCCCAAACGCATTCTTGTTACGAACGGAAAAGTGAGCGGAGTCGAATTTAAAAAATGCCTTTCCGTTTTTGATAAGGACGGAAGGTTCAGCCCAAGCTATGACGAAAACGACACTATGACTGTAGAATGTAGTTTCGTTATAACCTCTGTAGGTCAGGCCATAGATCTAGGTTCTATCTTAGAAGGTTCCGCTTGCGAAATAAACAGAAATCAAACCGTAAAGGCAGACCCAATCACCTATCAAAGTGCTCAAAAAGATATCTTTGTAGGAGGCGATGTATTGACAGGCCCTAAATTTGCCATAGATGCCATCGCCCAAGGAAAAGAAGGGGCCATCTCGATTCACCGTTTTGTACATCCGGGACAAAGTTTGGTTATGGGCAGAACAAGGCGGGATTATAAACCCCTCGATCGTGAAAATTTGGAGCTTGCAGGCTTTGACAGACTGCCCCGCCAAAGAGCGGAAGAACCTTCCGGCGAAGAAGGAAAAAAGACATTTAGGGATTTACGCAAAACATTAACCGAAGAACAGGTAAAGGCTGAAACCGAGCGCTGCTTAAAATGCGGAGCCGTAAAGGTTGACGAATACATGTGCATAGGCTGCGGAATGTGTACGACCCGCTGCCGTTTCGGAGCTATCAGCTTAAAGCGTGTTTATGATGCTCACCCAAGCACCCTCGAAAAGCTTAAAGGTGTGGTTATAAGAAACATGGTAAAGAGGGAAGGCAAGATTTTGTTTAACAAGATTTTTAAGTCTTCTCCCAAGAATAAATAG
- a CDS encoding zinc metallopeptidase has protein sequence MYFDYYYLVLVVPTLLLSLYAQFKVKSAFSKYSQVQTMRKISGKEAAALLLRSNSISNVSIQRIGGSLSDHYDPSHKVLRLSEPVYDKTSIAAVGVAAHETGHAIQDKEKYAPLVLRSTLVPVANIGSTAGPYLALAGIIFRMNLLLNIGIILFACAVLFYLITLPVEIDASRRALKVLEHNAVLNQEELKGAKKVLSAAALTYVASALTAMANLLRLILISRDRR, from the coding sequence ATGTATTTCGATTATTATTATTTGGTTTTGGTTGTTCCGACTCTGCTGTTGTCATTGTATGCACAATTTAAGGTAAAGTCTGCCTTTTCAAAATATTCCCAAGTGCAGACCATGAGGAAGATATCGGGTAAGGAAGCTGCCGCTCTTCTGCTTAGATCAAATTCCATTTCTAATGTAAGCATCCAAAGAATCGGGGGGAGTTTAAGCGACCACTATGATCCATCTCATAAAGTTTTACGCCTTTCTGAACCAGTATACGATAAGACCTCGATAGCAGCCGTAGGAGTCGCTGCCCACGAAACCGGCCACGCCATTCAGGATAAGGAAAAATACGCACCCTTGGTCTTACGCAGCACCTTGGTGCCGGTTGCAAACATAGGTTCGACTGCAGGCCCTTATTTAGCTCTTGCAGGTATTATCTTTAGAATGAATTTGCTTCTCAACATAGGCATTATTCTTTTTGCCTGTGCTGTTTTATTCTATCTTATAACTCTTCCTGTTGAAATCGACGCTTCAAGGCGTGCCCTAAAAGTCTTGGAACACAATGCCGTTTTAAACCAAGAAGAACTTAAGGGTGCAAAAAAAGTTTTATCGGCTGCCGCCCTAACATACGTGGCCTCAGCCCTCACAGCTATGGCAAACTTATTGCGCTTAATTTTAATTTCGCGGGATAGAAGATAA
- a CDS encoding DUF3784 domain-containing protein, which produces MITFYIIAAVLAVFGILIHKFKFYFLIAGYNMMSKEEKEEYNASSIGKHVGFYLYFISVLSLAVGLFFQFFQISKQTEKLVIAVYVIFTMIAVSILLVKENKKRLNEVIPFIVFINIVILIILAVVIFAG; this is translated from the coding sequence ATGATAACTTTTTATATAATTGCAGCAGTGCTTGCGGTTTTCGGTATTTTAATTCATAAGTTTAAATTCTATTTTTTGATTGCAGGTTATAATATGATGAGCAAAGAGGAAAAAGAAGAATACAATGCCTCTTCCATAGGCAAACATGTAGGGTTTTACCTTTATTTTATTTCAGTCCTTTCCTTGGCAGTAGGCCTTTTTTTTCAATTTTTTCAAATATCCAAGCAAACCGAAAAACTTGTAATAGCAGTCTATGTAATTTTTACGATGATTGCAGTTTCAATCCTCTTGGTAAAAGAAAATAAAAAAAGACTAAACGAAGTTATTCCCTTTATTGTGTTTATAAATATTGTTATTCTGATTATTTTGGCTGTAGTTATTTTTGCAGGGTAA